Part of the Planctomycetaceae bacterium genome, CCAGTATCCTGGTCGCGGCGGCATTGGCCTCCACATAGCACATGTCCACGGCGCGGTCCTGATCATCGAAGATGACATCGATCAGGAAGAAGCCTTCGTCCATGGAGTTGAAGAGGTTACGGTACTTCTCCTCGCTCGCTCGCAGCGCCTCCTCGGCCCGCTTGCGGTCGGTGATATCCCTGGCGGTGCAATGAGCCCCTGCAACGGCATCGCCCTCCAGGAGGGGCTCTCCAGATATCCATAGTTCGACGCGCCGGCCATCCTTGTGGAGAATCGCCACCTCAAATTGCAGCGGTATGCGCTGGGCGAGCCCTCGATGAAAATGTTCCAACGCGTGGGCCAACTGGTCGGGCGCGCAGATGTCCATGAAGGTCATCTGCAGCATCTCACTGCGCGTGTAGCCGGAAATAGCCTGGCAGGCGGGATTGGCCTGCGTGAACTTCCCGGCCGGGTCCACGCAGAAGATGCCGTCGGGGCTCTTGTCGAATAGAAGACGGTATTGCTCCTCGCTGCGGCGAATCTGCTCCTGGGCCTCCTTGCGCAGGGCGGCCATATCCAGGTGCGCGGCGACGCGGGCCAGCAGTTCTCGGGTGCTGAAGGGCTTTACCAGATAGTCGTCGGCGCCCTGCTGCATGCCTTCCACGCGGGCCTCTTCGCCCGCTCTGGCGGAAAGCAGGATGGTGGGAATGGTCTTCAGGTCGCGGTCCGCCCTCAGCTCGCGCACCAAGCCGAAACCATCGAGATTCGGCATCATGACATCGCTGAGGATCAGATCCGGGCGGTTCTGGCGAGCGGCGGCTAGGGCCGCCTGGCCGTCCGGGACCGCCTTCACGTTGTATCGTTCGCTGAGCATGCGGGCCAGGTAGTGGCGCATGTCCGCATTGTCGTCCGCCACTATAATTCGCGCCCGGCCATCGCCAACGTCTCCATCGCCCCAAGGGCAGGGAACGGGCATCAACTCGTGATGCGAAGGCGGTACGGCCGCCTCCTCCACCGGGGCGGCTTGCGGTAACCAGCGCAATGCCTCCTCGACGAAAGGCGCGGCTCCGACAGCGGTGGATGCCAGATTTCGGCTGCTGCCAAGATGCTCAGCAGGCAGATGCTTAGAACCCAAAGGAATCGTGACGATGAACGCAGTACCTTTGCCCAGATCGCTTTCGGCTCGGATAGACCCACAATGGAGCTTGACCAATTCGTGGACCAGGGCCAGTCCAATGCCGCTACCTTCGTGGGTGCGGCTGCGCATGTTCTGGATGCGATGAAATCGCTCAAAGATGCGGGGCATTTCCTCGGCGGGGATGCCGACACCCGTGTCGCGCACGGTCAGAACGGCATTGGCTGATTCGGCATGGATACTGACTTCAATCTCGCCTTCGAATGTGAACTTGAACGCGTTTGAAATCAGGTTCAGAACGATCTTCTCCCACATATCACGATCCACGTAGACCGCTTCAGGGAGTCTGGCGCAATCCACCTTGAGCCCCAGCCCCGCCCTTTCCGTGGCGGCGCGAAACACGCTGGCCAGCTCAGCAGTGAACGCGGCCAGGTCAGTCGGCTCGAACACCGCCTGTACCCGCCCGGCCTCGATTCGCGAGAAGTCCAGCAGCGTGTTCACGAGGCGCAGGAGTCGAAGGCCGTTGCGATTCACCACCTCCAACTGACCCTTGGCCGCGGGGGGAAGATCAGTGTGACTGCGGCCAAGCAGATCCTCCACCGGCCCCAGCATGAGCGTCAGCGGCGTGCGGAACTCGTGGCTGACATTGCTGAAGAAGGCGGTCTTGGCGCGGTCCAACTCCGCCAGAGCCTCTGCCTTTTGACGCTCCTGCTCATAGGCGCGGGCGTTGGCAATCGACGAGGCGATCTGCCCGGCGGCTACTTCCAAGAACGTGCGGTAACCTTCGTCAAGCGGGCGCACCGGGCTGATCCCTGCGATCAGGACCCCGGCAGGCGGCTCGTTGGCGGCCAACTGGAGGGGCAGCAGAAGCGCGCGGGTGGTGGGTTGGGTCCATGGGCCCGCGGGCAGCGAGCCAAAGCGATCCGGCAGGTTCTCAATACACTGAGCAGTCCCATCGCGAAGGACCTGTCCCAGCGGCCATCCATCAGAACCTTCTCTATCCAGCGCCACGCAGGACGGGCTGGCCGGCCCATCCCCCACAAGACCGGCGGCGCCTGCCAGTGACGCGGCGTCTCTGTTGCCATCGCACAGGTAGAGCAGGGCGAAAGGCAGGTCGAAGTGGTTGCCTGAAAGCGTCTGGGTGGCCGTCGCGCAGGCTTCCTTGGCGCTCTTGGCCATTGTGGCTTGAGCGGCCAGTTCGCGCAGAGTCTTGAGACGCCGCTCGCCGACGACTTTGTGAGTGGTCTCTTGGCAGGCACAGAACATGCCCCCTACGCTGCCCATTTCATCACGGATCGGACTGTAGGAGAACGTGAAATAGGTCTCCTCGTCGTAGCCGCTACGGTTCATTAGCAGCAGCAGATCTTCCGCCCAGGTAGCCTCGCCTTTATCGAAGACGTGCGCCCAGTGCGGCCCGAGGATATGCCAGATCTCCCCCCATACCTCCTGCGCCGGCTGGCCCAGCGCCGCGGGGTGCTTGCCAGCCAGCACGGCAATATAAGCATCGTTGTAGAGCATGGCGCGATGCGCACCCCAGGCAATAAACATGGGGAATCGCGAGTGGAGGCAGATGCTCGTGGCGGCGCGCAAGCTGGCAGCCCATAGAGAGGGCTCGCCTAGCGCCGTTCTGGACCAATCAAACTCCCTGATTCTGCGCGACATCTCCGCATCGCCGCTAAGCCAATGACTCTCTGGCGCGGCAGAGGCAGCCGTCGGCGGTGAGATCTGGGGTAAAGCCACAAGACGCTCGGACTCTTTGGAATGAGCCGGACCCGCTGATGATTTCTTACCATGGTTTCGTTTCATCTGGGTCTGACCTTTCGTGGCCCAATTGCACGCGGTAACAATTACAGAGTTTATGCCATTGATGCGTTGCGCTAGCAGCCTCCCGGAACCGAATATCAATTCGGAACTTACCTGGATTTCCCGGAGTAAACCATAGGTAAACATTCTGGAAATTTTATAGGTGCAACACCTAGGAAATGGCGTAGGTAGAATTCCTAATGATCCCGCATGCATCTTGCTGTTATAGATGTAATTGCCCGCCCCACTGCTACTTGAGCCCGAAAAGGTTCTGGCCTTGAGCGGGGGGAAGGAGCACTGGTGCGATGTCGGCGGGGCTGCTTCCTTCTTCTACCAGCACGAGTTCCTGGCCTTGAGAGAGCGTCAATTCCAGGACGCCGTTGCCCAGGTCACGCGGGGCCGGCGGGCCGCTATGAACGCGCGGGTGCTTCATGCCGCTCTTGAGGCGCGCCGGGCCGCCGGCGAGGCTCTTGATTCGCACCGTGACGGTGCGCCCGCCGCGGCGAACGGCGCTGACGAGGAACGCGCCTTCGGCCAGCAGGTCGCAGAACGCCACGTCGCCCCAGGCGTCGGGGACGGCGGGAAAGATCTCGATGGCCGAGCCCCAGCTCTGCAGCAGCATCTCGTGGATCGCCTGGGCGGCCGAGAACGGCGTCTCAAGCACCGGCCAGCCTTCGTCGTACATTGTCGTGACGTTGATGTGGTCGTTGGGCGTGGTCTTGAGACCGTTGAGGCACTCCAGGGCAAAATCGCCCTCCCCCAACGCCGCGGCGATGGACGCCGCACCCGTCCAGGTGTATCCGCATTTGCCCTCAGCGAACCCCAGCCAGTGGCGCAGCGTCCTGGAGACCAGTTCGCTCGCCCCAGGCTCGCCTGCCGTCACCAGATGCAACGGGTAGACCATCAGCAGGTGCGAGTAGTGCCGGTGCCCCATGGCAAAGGGCGTGTCGCGGCCGATCATGTAGCCGTTGGCATCGACGGGATAATCGACAAGCCCGTCGAGCACCTCCCGCCAGCGCGGCAGCAGCGGTTCGCTCAGACCGAACTGCTCGCACAGCGCAATGGCCGTCTGGAGACTCCACCGCAGCAGCGCGAGGTTGTAGTTGGTGTCTTCGGCCCAGCCGTACTCGGGGCTGAAACTGCGGGGGATGTGCCAGCGGCCGTCGTCTCCGCGGGTGATCACGTGCAGATAGGTGTTGATGGCCTGGCGCAGCAGCGGGAGGAACTTTTCGCGCATGCGGGTGGTGTCCATGGAGCGGCGGAGGACGCGCCAGTAGTCGTGAAGTGCCCAGGGCAGATCGCCCAGGCACTGCATGTCGAAGGGGCTGGTCAGGTCCGGCGGCACGACGGTGTACAGGCCTGCGCAGTCGCCGCCGAACTCGGGCGGCATGTTGGCCACGAGGTTGTGGCGATAGCGGTCCAGGCGTCCGATGAGCGACTCGGCCAGGTCGAGGCGGTTGGAGTCGGCGGGGAGCCAGTAGGTCAACTGCACGTTGAGGTTGAACCACGCGCAGGGCCAATGCGTCGGCTGGTACCAGGGCCCGTTGTTGTCGATCATGGCGCGGTCGGCCCGGGTGGCGCTGGCGAACTTGTACATCTGGATCCAGTAGAAGCCCTCCCAGTAAGCGTCGCCCAGCGAGACGAAACTGGCGGGGTAGTACTCGTGCCACCACTGGCGATGCGAGGCCGCCAGAGCTTCCATCGACGACGCGGCGCCATGGGCGACTTCGCCGCAGGCGTCGGCGACGGCGGACTCCTGGGGGTAGCTGTGGGCGATGGCGGCCACCAGCGTGCGCCGTCCGGCGGAGGCTTCGACCACGCGCCATGCCGTGGCGGTCTGGCCGCCCTCGATCAGCCGCTGGAGGCAGTACAGAACCTCGCCGCGGCAGCCGAGCTCGACCGGCGGATGGGGAACGTAGTCCGGCTGGGCCCAGGCCCGGGCCCACTCGTCATCGCCGCTCTTGAGCTTTTCAACCGCCCAGGTTCGGTTATAGCAGACGGCTTCCTCGGCGCGCCACTCGATGCGGCAGCCGTGTTCGCCTTCGCTGGGCGCCATCTCGACGAGAATCAGCATGCGCTGGGCATGCACGATGGCGCGCAGCGCGATGCGCCCAGATGAGGTTATGACCTCGCCGGTGTACTGGGCATTCCACAGGTCCAGCCGCCCCTGGAAGCCTTCGATCGTTCCGCTGGTATGCAGGACAAAGTGCCCGATGGGCAGGCGGCAGCGGTTGAGCCACGCGCCGCCGGCCTTGCGATGGTCGTACGCGTCAGTGCGGCCGACATCGAATCGCAACTCGTCGGCCGGACCGTCCTGGCGGATCATCAGACCGAGCATCCCGTTGCCCAGAAAGGGCGCCTGCCACCAGGCATGCGGAATCTTCTTCCAGATCAGATCATGCCGAGCCAGGAATGCGGACCAGTTGATGTTGGAAACCATGGGCATCTCGCTCCGTTTCAATAGAGAACGGGCGAAGTCTACCACTGATGCAGAGAGATGTCACTCCACCAGGAACACGCGCGTGAGGGTTGGGGGGCGATTGCCTTTGTCGTAGTTGATGGTGACTTCGCCGTTGCCGGTCATGCGAAGTGTGTTCACGATCAGTTGGGCTCCCAGGGTGTCGCCGTTGCCGGTCAGGGTGAGTTGGGCGCCGGGCAGGTAAAGGGCCCCGTCGACGGACATGCCTCCGTTGCCGCTGAGACTGGCGCTACTGTTGCTGGTGCGTTCCTGAAAGAACGCGATGCCCTCATAGGTATCGGCGCCCTGGAAAGTGTGGACGGCGGGGTTGGGCGGCGTGATCCTGACTGTCCCGTTTCCCGTCAGGTCGAGTATGCCCGAGCCCTTGATGTAGACCATGACGCCTTCGGCCAGAATGCTGCCGTTGCCGCTGACCTGAAAGCCCGCACCGTCCACGACGTAGATGCCCGGATTGAGCGTGATCGACGCGTTGGCGGTCAGCGTGATCCCGCCGCTGTAATACCCCGGGTCGATCGTCGCGGTGGCCTTGTTCTTCAGGGATATCGTACCCAGGTCGGCGGTGATGGGAGGCGCCGGCAAAGTCGCCAGCGGGTCGGCAATGTAGTCGGCCCCGGTCTTGACAGGGGCGTCCGCCCCACTATTGCCGGTGAAACGCATCTCGCCGACGATGTTGAGATTGTCGGCGTCGAGACGCACATTGCCGGTACCGGTGACGGCCGACCGCGAGTCGCTGTCGACGTGGATGTCGCCGCCACTGACGGTCATGCGTCCGTTTCCGACGGCGCTGAGGGCGCTGGGGGCGTGCGGGTCGAGCACCAGGACGGCCGGAGCGCCGGCAATGCTGGTCATCATGGCGATGGCATGGCCTCTGACGTTCGCGTGGGAGATGCCGACCAGGCTGGCAAAGGCCAGGGGCAGCGGTCCGTCGGGCGACGTGCCGTCGCGCCGGGCGACGACCTTGACCGCATTGGGCGACGTCAGCGTGGCCGTGAACTGGTGGGTCTTGGTGTTGAATCGCCCGATGACGACGTCGCCGGCCGGGTCGTTGGACGCATTGGAATTGACCCGCACAGGCGCCGCGGCGGCGGCGTTTGCCCGTGCCACCCGCACGGCCTGGGCCCGCGCCTGGTCGGGGTCTTTCTGGACGAACTGCGCCCCGGCGAGGCTGGCGGCGTCGGCGGCGTTCTGGAGCTGGGCCGACACCAGGTGGATGCAGGCCCAATCGCACACCAGGGCCGCCAGGCTCAGAAAGACGACGATCAGCAAGACCGTCCAGACCAGGACCGCACCGCGGCAACGCCGTGAAATTGTCGCTGTCCTCATCATGCCGAGCCCCCTTCCGCTCATTCTGACCCGGCACTGGATCATATGGACGGCGCCGGGCGGATCCAAGCTAGTTATCCTGCTCTTCTTCGGGCGGCAATTCCTGGCGACGGAGTTCTTCCGCGATGGCGCATTCCTTCTTGGCCCGCAGCGTGTCGTTGCGGGCCAGGGCGATCACGGCGATGTTCTCGTGCGCGTCGCTCTGGGCGAGGATCTGCGTGTAGATCGACAGCGCCTCTTCGTACCGCCCCTGCAGGGCGATGGCCATCGCCAGGTTGGCGCGGTATCGCGTGTTGCCCGGAACGGCCGCGGACGCCTGGCGGAAGACCGTCTCGGCGGCCTGGTGCTGGGTGCGGAAGACCCAGCATACCCCCAGGTCGTTGAGGAGCACCGGGTCGTTGCGGACGTTCAGGAGCCCCTGCTGAAGGGTGGTGATGGCCACGTCGACGCGGCGCTGGCGCATGTGCAGCTCGGCCAGTTCGACGTACGCCTCACCGAAGTGCGGGTAGTCCTGGAGGATCTTCTCGAGCACGAACTGGGCCTTCTGATCCTGCCCCTGCGCGACGAGGATTCTCGCCATCGCCAGGAGCGTTCTGGCCGAGGGCGGGCGCTTGGCGCCGCGGATCCATTCGCTTTCGTCCTTATCCCATTCGTAGCTGACGGCGCCCTGGTTGGGCATGTTGCACCCGCCGGCCAGCGCGGCCGCGGCCAGAACAATGAGACACCCCAATCGGAACATTCCGGCAAGATTACGGCTCATGGCTGGTCTCCACTGATGGGTTTTCGTTTCATTTCGGCGGCGAGTCTCTCGGCGTCGCCATTGAGGATGACGAAGACGCGGTCGGAGTACATCCCGTCGCCGCCGGGCGGGGCCTGGTCGACGCCGACGCGCCGGATGTCGACACCGCGGTCGGCCATGACCGCCAGCACCGTCTGGATGCGGGTTTCGTACAGGGTGGTGGATTCGTCGCCGCGGCGTATCGCCAGCACCCCCGGGGCGGTGCGGAAATGGTCCGCCAGTACCGCCACCTCGCGCTGCCCCAGCGGATTGAGCAGGTGGCTGTTGATCTCGAAATGATGCGGATACAGGGCGCTCTGACGCACGATGGCGTTTCGGATGGCGGTGTCGTTGGCCGCGGCGATTGGCCAGGCGTCGACGACCCGGGGGCCTTCCTCGGCGTCGACCGGCGGTTGCTCGTCGCGCGTGCAGGTCTCCAGATGCTCAGGGCAGCAACCGGCCAGGATCGCTCCCAGCACGGCACAGATTGTCATGCAATGTTTCATAGAACGTCTCCGGTTTAGAATGCGGTCACTTGAGGATCATCCTGGCGATGGTGATGCTGGCCGGTCCGACGGACACGACGAAGACGGCCGGAAAAATGAACAGGATCATGGGCACGACCATGGCGACGGCGAGTTTCTCGGCGTTCTCCTCGGCCAGCATGCTGCGATTTTCACGCATGGTGGTGGCGAAGGTCCGCAGCGCCTCGGCGATGCTGGTTCCGAAGCGTTCGGACTGCACGAGCACGGCGACCAGCCGCCGGATGTCGTCGACGCCGGTGCGGTCGGCCAGGTGGCGCATGGCGTCGACGCGCGGGGCGCCCAGGTGCATCTCCAGATTGGTCAAAGCCATCTCGTCGGCCAGAATCGCGCAGACGCGGCGGATCTCGCCGGCGACCATGTTCCAGGCCAGGTCCAGCCCGATGCCGGCCGTAACGCAGACTTCCATCAAGTCCACCGCGTCGGGCAGGTGCCGGCGCACGCTGCGGGCCCGCCCTCGGCGCAGCGACGAGAGCACCGCGTCGGGCACAAAGAACACCAGCATCATCGCCAGCAGGAAGATCAGCACCGACACCCCGCGCGGCAGGGAGGTCCAGAACAACAGCGCGGGCAACAGGGCCACCGCCGCGGCCAGCAGCAGGAACTTGCAGCCGAGGTAGATCCTCGGAGCTGCGTCCGAGTAGAAACCCGCCAGCGAAAGGCGTTTTCGCAGGCTCTGGGAAACGGCGCCCATGGACGTGATGGCGCCGATGGCATGGATGGCCCGCAAGGGCGCCGGCAGCGACGGCGCGGGCGGCTGGCGGTCCATTTCGGCCCGCTGCAGGACGCGCTGCGACACGCGGCGGCGGCGCGAGACGCTGGCGGCGATGACCGCCCACCCCAGCGTCAGAACCGTCAGCAGCGTCAAGATGAAAACCAGGAACGGGTACATGTTTGTAGTCCTTGTCAGTAGCGCAGGCGGATCATCCGGTTCATCATCCACATGCCCATCAGCACGCTGACGCCGGCGCCGGCCAGCAGCAGTTGCCCCGGCGTGGTGCTGTAGAGCAGGTCCATGTATTTGGGGTTGAGAATGCTCAGGACGGCCAGCAGCACGAAGGGCAACGCCACCAGGATCCGCTTTCCGAACTGGGTTTGCGCGGTGAGGATTCGGACGCGGCGGCTGAGGCGGATGCGGTCGCGGATGACCAGGCTGAGGCGTTCCATCATGTCGGCGAGGTTTCCGCCGCTGCGCATCTGGATGACCACCGACGTGGCGAACAGGTGCATGTCTTCGCTGGTCGATCGCGCCCCGACGGCGTGGATGGCGTCTTCGAGGCTCAGGCCCATGGCCTGCTGCTGGCAGATTTCGGCGAAGACCGGGCCGACGGGTTGGCCGATTTCTTCGCTGACGAGCTGGAAGGCGCCGACGAGCGGGTGCCCCGCGCGCAGGGACCGCGTCGCCAGTTCCATCGCGTCGACGAACTGCAGGTCGAAGAGGGTTTCGCGCCGGCTGACGCAGCGTTTGAGGTACGCCCAGAGCACCAGCAGCATGGCCACCAGTCCGCACGCCCCGCCCAGGAGTCGCCCAGTGGTGGCGAAGACCAGCAGGAACGCCCCGGCGCCCATTCCTGCCGCCATCGGCAGCAGCGCCACCGCGGGGGTGCGCCACCCTGCCGCCAGGCGCATCTGTTCCAGGCGCGCCAACATTCCGCCGCCGCTGGTCTTGGGCACGACGAGGGATGCCTCTTTGCCCGCGTGCCAGATACGCAGCGTCCGGGTCGGGCCTTGCAGGTCCTGCGGGGCCAGCCCCAGTCGCTGCATCACGCGCCCCGCCAGCTTGCGGCGCCTCAGGTACCATCCCAGCAGCGCCACCATCCACGCCGAGATCATCACCAGGAACGCCCCGACGCCGATGGCCCATCGGACCGTGTCCAAAGCTGGTATCGTGCCGACGATCATTTCACGCGTCCTTTCCCGCCCTGAGCTTGCGATGGCTGAACAGGGCGTCGGGCAGATGAATGCCTTCGGCCTGGAACTTGGCCATGATCCGAGGCCGCACGCCGCAGGCCTCGAAATATCCCTCGGCGGCGCCTTGTTGGCTGACGCCGGTCTGGACGTAGCGGAACAGGTCGTTGAGGCAGATCACGTCGCCTTCCATGCCGACGACCTCGGCGATGTTGGTGACGCGCCGGGCGCCGCCGGTGAGGCGCCCCAGGTGGACCAGCAGGTTCAGCGAAGCGGCCATCTGCTGGCGGATCGCCTCGATGGGGAAGTTCAGTCCGGCCATCGCGACCATGTTCTCGACGCGGCGCAGGGCCTCGCGGGGGTTGTTGGCGTGGACGGTGGTCATGGAACCTTCGTGTCCGGTGTTCATGGCCTGGAGCATGTCGAGGGTTTCGGCGCCGCGCACCTCGCCGATGACGATGCGGTCGGGTCGCATGCGCAGCGAGTTTCGCAGCAGGTCGCGCTGGGTGATCTGGCCTTTGCCCTCGATATTGGGCGGCCGCGTTTCGAGTCGCACGACGTGCTCTCTCTGGAGCTGCAGTTCGGCGGCGTCCTCGATGGTCACGACGCGCTCGTTGGCGGGGATCCACTTCGACAGGGCGTTGAGCAGCGTGGTCTTGCCCGCGCCCGTCCCGCCGGAGATCAGGACATTCGTCCGCACGCGCACGCATGACTGGAGAAAGTCGGCCATCTCGCGCGTCAAAGCGCCGATGCCGATGAGCCCGTCGATCTCGATCGGGCAGGTGCCGAAACGGCGGATGCTCAGCGCCGGGCCGTCCAGCGCCAGCGGCGGAATAATGGCGTTGACGCGGGACCCGTCGAGCAGGCGCGCGTCGAGCATCGGGCTGCTCTCGTCGATGCGACGCCCCACCTGCGAGGCGATCCGCTGGATCACCTGCATGAGATGGTCATTGTCGCGGAAGGACACGTTCACGCCCGTCAGCATCCCCTGGCGTTCGATGTAGACCTTGTCCAGACCGTTGACCAGGATGTCGCTGACGGTCGGGTCGCGCAGCAGGTCCTCGATGGGACCCAGACCGAAGATCTCGTCGAGCAGCTCGTAGACCAGCCGCCGCTTCTCCGGCGCCGACAGCGGGTAATGCTGCTCGCCCAGCAGGTGGTTCACCCGCCGCGTGCATTCCTCGTGCAACTGGGGCATCGACATGCGCCGCGCGGCCATCAGGTCCATCGTCTCCAGCAGCCGCCGGTGTACGGAGGTCTTGACCTGCTGGAACTGCGGCGCGGCGGGCTCTTTGGCCGCCGCCTGCGAAACGTGTTGTGCGTCGTACGCCATAGGTCTGGTGGCTCCGTCTTCAGGCGGTTGCATCGCCGGTGAGGATTTCCATGAATCGCCGCAGGTCTTTGCGCAGGGGCGAGAAGGGAGCGGCCTTGCCCAGCGGTTCGCCCAGGTCGAAGCTTCGCGCCGCGCGGCGGAAGTCGTTAGCCAGCACCGTCACCGCGTCGGTCTCCATGACGCGCCGCACCTCGTCCATGGTGACCGTCGCCCCCTTGGTGCGGTGGCGGTTGACCACCGGCACGATCCGCGCCGGGTCCACCCCGCCCCCCAGCAGCGCCCCGCGAAGGTCGTGCGCCATGCGAACGTCCTTCACCCGCATCTGCATCACGATCAGCACCGCGCGGCTGCCCAGCGCCAACTCT contains:
- a CDS encoding response regulator, translating into MFIAWGAHRAMLYNDAYIAVLAGKHPAALGQPAQEVWGEIWHILGPHWAHVFDKGEATWAEDLLLLMNRSGYDEETYFTFSYSPIRDEMGSVGGMFCACQETTHKVVGERRLKTLRELAAQATMAKSAKEACATATQTLSGNHFDLPFALLYLCDGNRDAASLAGAAGLVGDGPASPSCVALDREGSDGWPLGQVLRDGTAQCIENLPDRFGSLPAGPWTQPTTRALLLPLQLAANEPPAGVLIAGISPVRPLDEGYRTFLEVAAGQIASSIANARAYEQERQKAEALAELDRAKTAFFSNVSHEFRTPLTLMLGPVEDLLGRSHTDLPPAAKGQLEVVNRNGLRLLRLVNTLLDFSRIEAGRVQAVFEPTDLAAFTAELASVFRAATERAGLGLKVDCARLPEAVYVDRDMWEKIVLNLISNAFKFTFEGEIEVSIHAESANAVLTVRDTGVGIPAEEMPRIFERFHRIQNMRSRTHEGSGIGLALVHELVKLHCGSIRAESDLGKGTAFIVTIPLGSKHLPAEHLGSSRNLASTAVGAAPFVEEALRWLPQAAPVEEAAVPPSHHELMPVPCPWGDGDVGDGRARIIVADDNADMRHYLARMLSERYNVKAVPDGQAALAAARQNRPDLILSDVMMPNLDGFGLVRELRADRDLKTIPTILLSARAGEEARVEGMQQGADDYLVKPFSTRELLARVAAHLDMAALRKEAQEQIRRSEEQYRLLFDKSPDGIFCVDPAGKFTQANPACQAISGYTRSEMLQMTFMDICAPDQLAHALEHFHRGLAQRIPLQFEVAILHKDGRRVELWISGEPLLEGDAVAGAHCTARDITDRKRAEEALRASEEKYRNLFNSMDEGFFLIDVIFDDQDRAVDMCYVEANAAATRILGMDFTGKRLREISPDYEEYWYEVFGEVARTGQGAQMERYAAHDHKWYSFYVFKVGGPESRRIGNVFTDITDRKQAEEALRESEERLKRVARAGQIGFYEWNVTHNTGYWSQEHYELFGIPSGSAISYERWLACVHPDDRARISRSGASLLAQAKNRVSIDLHRDEYRVLLPDGATIWVETTTTIQPDDGHDLVMRGSVRQITERKLAEEAIRQAKEDLEQRVAARTAELKHRSEQLARLAAELALTEQRERCRLAQVLHDGLQQLLVGAKFHLAVLERAGDSAMRKAISNVLNLLDDSIETSRSLTAELSPPILHEGGLIPALEWLARWMQEKHGLRVDISVPRLTKPLREDITILLFQATRELLFNVVKHAGVKSTKVCVTRPNGSIQITVADEGTGFDPEAIRGRTVTGGFGLFSIRERLGLLGGTIEIDSAPSRGSRFTLVAPALPPAPPQAQQRAQISVMMAPPVQDAAEGRIRIVLVDDHIVMRQGMASLLREEPDMVIVGEASDGESAVSLVRELRPDVVLMDISMPGMNGIEATRILHAEFPNTRIIGLSMFEQDEQAKAMLEAGAAEYLTKSGPSDALVAAIRKHANA
- a CDS encoding alpha-L-fucosidase, with translation MVSNINWSAFLARHDLIWKKIPHAWWQAPFLGNGMLGLMIRQDGPADELRFDVGRTDAYDHRKAGGAWLNRCRLPIGHFVLHTSGTIEGFQGRLDLWNAQYTGEVITSSGRIALRAIVHAQRMLILVEMAPSEGEHGCRIEWRAEEAVCYNRTWAVEKLKSGDDEWARAWAQPDYVPHPPVELGCRGEVLYCLQRLIEGGQTATAWRVVEASAGRRTLVAAIAHSYPQESAVADACGEVAHGAASSMEALAASHRQWWHEYYPASFVSLGDAYWEGFYWIQMYKFASATRADRAMIDNNGPWYQPTHWPCAWFNLNVQLTYWLPADSNRLDLAESLIGRLDRYRHNLVANMPPEFGGDCAGLYTVVPPDLTSPFDMQCLGDLPWALHDYWRVLRRSMDTTRMREKFLPLLRQAINTYLHVITRGDDGRWHIPRSFSPEYGWAEDTNYNLALLRWSLQTAIALCEQFGLSEPLLPRWREVLDGLVDYPVDANGYMIGRDTPFAMGHRHYSHLLMVYPLHLVTAGEPGASELVSRTLRHWLGFAEGKCGYTWTGAASIAAALGEGDFALECLNGLKTTPNDHINVTTMYDEGWPVLETPFSAAQAIHEMLLQSWGSAIEIFPAVPDAWGDVAFCDLLAEGAFLVSAVRRGGRTVTVRIKSLAGGPARLKSGMKHPRVHSGPPAPRDLGNGVLELTLSQGQELVLVEEGSSPADIAPVLLPPAQGQNLFGLK
- a CDS encoding pilus assembly protein TadG-related protein; the encoded protein is MMRTATISRRCRGAVLVWTVLLIVVFLSLAALVCDWACIHLVSAQLQNAADAASLAGAQFVQKDPDQARAQAVRVARANAAAAAPVRVNSNASNDPAGDVVIGRFNTKTHQFTATLTSPNAVKVVARRDGTSPDGPLPLAFASLVGISHANVRGHAIAMMTSIAGAPAVLVLDPHAPSALSAVGNGRMTVSGGDIHVDSDSRSAVTGTGNVRLDADNLNIVGEMRFTGNSGADAPVKTGADYIADPLATLPAPPITADLGTISLKNKATATIDPGYYSGGITLTANASITLNPGIYVVDGAGFQVSGNGSILAEGVMVYIKGSGILDLTGNGTVRITPPNPAVHTFQGADTYEGIAFFQERTSNSSASLSGNGGMSVDGALYLPGAQLTLTGNGDTLGAQLIVNTLRMTGNGEVTINYDKGNRPPTLTRVFLVE
- a CDS encoding tetratricopeptide repeat protein: MSRNLAGMFRLGCLIVLAAAALAGGCNMPNQGAVSYEWDKDESEWIRGAKRPPSARTLLAMARILVAQGQDQKAQFVLEKILQDYPHFGEAYVELAELHMRQRRVDVAITTLQQGLLNVRNDPVLLNDLGVCWVFRTQHQAAETVFRQASAAVPGNTRYRANLAMAIALQGRYEEALSIYTQILAQSDAHENIAVIALARNDTLRAKKECAIAEELRRQELPPEEEQDN
- a CDS encoding type II secretion system F family protein, which encodes MYPFLVFILTLLTVLTLGWAVIAASVSRRRRVSQRVLQRAEMDRQPPAPSLPAPLRAIHAIGAITSMGAVSQSLRKRLSLAGFYSDAAPRIYLGCKFLLLAAAVALLPALLFWTSLPRGVSVLIFLLAMMLVFFVPDAVLSSLRRGRARSVRRHLPDAVDLMEVCVTAGIGLDLAWNMVAGEIRRVCAILADEMALTNLEMHLGAPRVDAMRHLADRTGVDDIRRLVAVLVQSERFGTSIAEALRTFATTMRENRSMLAEENAEKLAVAMVVPMILFIFPAVFVVSVGPASITIARMILK
- a CDS encoding type II secretion system F family protein, producing MIVGTIPALDTVRWAIGVGAFLVMISAWMVALLGWYLRRRKLAGRVMQRLGLAPQDLQGPTRTLRIWHAGKEASLVVPKTSGGGMLARLEQMRLAAGWRTPAVALLPMAAGMGAGAFLLVFATTGRLLGGACGLVAMLLVLWAYLKRCVSRRETLFDLQFVDAMELATRSLRAGHPLVGAFQLVSEEIGQPVGPVFAEICQQQAMGLSLEDAIHAVGARSTSEDMHLFATSVVIQMRSGGNLADMMERLSLVIRDRIRLSRRVRILTAQTQFGKRILVALPFVLLAVLSILNPKYMDLLYSTTPGQLLLAGAGVSVLMGMWMMNRMIRLRY
- a CDS encoding CpaF family protein, translated to MAYDAQHVSQAAAKEPAAPQFQQVKTSVHRRLLETMDLMAARRMSMPQLHEECTRRVNHLLGEQHYPLSAPEKRRLVYELLDEIFGLGPIEDLLRDPTVSDILVNGLDKVYIERQGMLTGVNVSFRDNDHLMQVIQRIASQVGRRIDESSPMLDARLLDGSRVNAIIPPLALDGPALSIRRFGTCPIEIDGLIGIGALTREMADFLQSCVRVRTNVLISGGTGAGKTTLLNALSKWIPANERVVTIEDAAELQLQREHVVRLETRPPNIEGKGQITQRDLLRNSLRMRPDRIVIGEVRGAETLDMLQAMNTGHEGSMTTVHANNPREALRRVENMVAMAGLNFPIEAIRQQMAASLNLLVHLGRLTGGARRVTNIAEVVGMEGDVICLNDLFRYVQTGVSQQGAAEGYFEACGVRPRIMAKFQAEGIHLPDALFSHRKLRAGKDA